From a region of the Microterricola gilva genome:
- a CDS encoding isochorismatase family protein: MSRALFIIDVQNDFTEGGALGVDGGAAVAAGITRFLAGHAADYGTIFASRDWHDEGNDNGGHFATDAEPDFVDTWPAHCVAGTPGADYHPDFETAAVTFHIRKGQGKPAYSIFEGVSEEGESVHALLTERGVTHVDVVGIATDYCVRASALDALEHGQHVRVLSDLVAGVAAESSTAALAELGHAGAEIVPSAPDSRD; this comes from the coding sequence GTGAGCAGGGCTCTCTTCATCATCGATGTGCAGAACGACTTCACAGAGGGCGGTGCCCTCGGGGTCGACGGCGGGGCCGCTGTGGCGGCCGGCATCACCCGCTTCCTCGCTGGGCACGCCGCAGACTACGGGACGATCTTCGCCTCCCGCGACTGGCACGACGAGGGCAACGACAACGGTGGGCACTTCGCAACGGATGCCGAGCCCGACTTCGTCGACACGTGGCCGGCGCACTGCGTTGCCGGAACCCCCGGCGCCGACTACCACCCGGACTTCGAGACCGCCGCGGTTACCTTCCACATCCGCAAGGGGCAGGGCAAGCCGGCGTACTCGATCTTCGAGGGTGTGTCGGAGGAGGGCGAGAGCGTGCATGCGCTGCTCACCGAGCGCGGTGTGACGCACGTGGACGTTGTCGGCATCGCCACCGACTACTGCGTGCGGGCGAGCGCGCTTGACGCGCTCGAGCATGGCCAGCACGTGCGCGTGCTGAGCGATCTCGTGGCCGGTGTCGCCGCGGAGAGCAGCACGGCTGCGCTGGCCGAGCTCGGCCATGCCGGTGCCGAGATCGTTCCGTCGGCTCCGGATTCCCGGGACTGA
- the dacB gene encoding D-alanyl-D-alanine carboxypeptidase/D-alanyl-D-alanine endopeptidase, protein MPDSDELNPTPPGPSAPASPADAAANGSGLLARLRAHPRATMIAGGTLALVLFGGIAVAAGSAVGAPVAASAPSATPTPTPTPTPTQTARPAPGAVPAASIVRSCSVADLASDPRLGSFQAQVRNATTGAVLYDRGGNTASRAASVLKVLTSAAALEVLGPDYRATTTVVKGAEPGSVVLVGGGDITLSRTPSGDESAYAGAAHLDDLAAQVEAAWAADPANPPLTKLILDSSMFGGAEWQPSWDSKELWDGYMPPITALQVDGDRDNPYNNTSTRSEDPIGRAGEAFAAELGGVSIERGTAPAGAAQLGAVQSQPVSTLVQQTLIVSDNAIAEMLARLVAVESGAGNGFESIQAGVLQGLAAYGIDTTGIVIVDGSGLSDDNAVPPNYLTQLFTKINAREGNLGALFDGLPVAGQSGSLSYSDRFTGDSAVADGAVFAKTGWIDTGYTLSGVIHAADGTPLTFAIYALDDVDDSAKTAIDALTAGFYSCGDSLSNQ, encoded by the coding sequence GTGCCTGATTCCGACGAGCTGAACCCGACCCCGCCCGGTCCCTCTGCGCCCGCGTCCCCCGCGGATGCCGCTGCGAACGGTTCCGGTCTGCTCGCGCGACTGCGTGCACACCCGCGCGCCACGATGATCGCGGGCGGAACGCTCGCCCTGGTGCTCTTCGGCGGCATCGCCGTCGCAGCGGGCAGCGCCGTCGGCGCACCGGTCGCGGCATCCGCGCCCAGCGCCACACCGACTCCGACGCCCACCCCGACGCCGACGCAGACGGCGCGCCCCGCGCCGGGTGCGGTGCCGGCTGCGAGCATCGTGCGCAGCTGCTCCGTTGCCGATCTCGCGAGCGATCCCCGCCTCGGCAGCTTCCAGGCCCAGGTGCGCAACGCCACAACGGGCGCCGTCCTCTACGACCGGGGCGGCAACACGGCCTCCCGCGCGGCCAGCGTGCTCAAGGTGCTCACCTCGGCGGCCGCCCTCGAGGTCCTCGGCCCCGACTACCGTGCGACGACGACCGTCGTGAAGGGCGCGGAGCCGGGCTCCGTCGTGCTCGTCGGCGGGGGCGACATCACCCTCAGTCGCACCCCGAGCGGCGACGAGTCGGCGTACGCGGGCGCCGCCCACCTCGACGATCTCGCCGCTCAGGTGGAGGCTGCCTGGGCCGCGGACCCGGCGAACCCGCCGCTGACGAAGCTCATCCTCGACTCCTCCATGTTCGGCGGCGCCGAGTGGCAGCCGAGCTGGGACAGCAAGGAACTCTGGGACGGCTACATGCCCCCCATCACGGCGTTGCAGGTCGACGGCGACCGCGACAACCCGTACAACAACACCTCGACCAGGAGTGAGGACCCGATCGGCCGCGCCGGTGAGGCCTTCGCCGCCGAGCTCGGCGGCGTCAGCATCGAACGCGGAACGGCCCCCGCTGGCGCCGCCCAGCTGGGCGCAGTGCAGTCGCAGCCCGTCTCCACCCTCGTCCAGCAGACGCTCATCGTCTCCGACAACGCGATCGCCGAGATGCTCGCCCGGCTCGTTGCGGTGGAATCCGGCGCGGGCAACGGCTTCGAGTCGATCCAGGCCGGCGTGCTGCAGGGCCTCGCCGCATACGGCATCGATACCACCGGCATCGTCATCGTCGACGGTTCTGGCCTGAGCGATGACAACGCGGTTCCGCCGAACTACCTCACCCAGCTCTTCACGAAGATCAATGCGCGCGAGGGCAACCTCGGGGCGCTCTTCGACGGTCTCCCCGTCGCAGGGCAGTCTGGATCGCTCTCCTACAGCGACCGCTTCACCGGCGACAGTGCGGTGGCCGACGGCGCCGTCTTCGCCAAGACCGGCTGGATCGACACCGGATACACGCTCTCCGGCGTCATCCACGCCGCAGACGGCACACCGCTCACCTTCGCGATCTACGCCCTCGACGACGTCGACGACAGCGCCAAGACCGCGATCGACGCGCTCACCGCCGGCTTCTACAGCTGCGGCGACAGTCTCTCCAACCAGTAG
- a CDS encoding Gfo/Idh/MocA family protein, whose translation MGRQRGHRQHYAEPVTTTTTSLRWGILATGGIAHLFTSDLVLNGHTVQAVGSRRADAAAQFAAEFGIPNVHASYDDLVADPEVDVIYVASPHPFHAEHATLALNAGKHVLVEKPFTLNADEARELAALAESTGLVILEAMWTRFLPHMQRIREILAAGTIGTVRSLIADHTQKLSEDPQHRLNSLELGGGALLDLGIYPISFASSLFGAPASIQAAARFKATGADAQVATLFSYESGAIASTLSASDTKGPNRATILGTDGSIEIDGVWYSPTSFRVLDSLGAVVEHYVSEVNGRGMHYQAQAIEGLIAAGERVDVRMPLDETVQIMQTLDDIRAQIGLKYPGE comes from the coding sequence ATGGGTCGACAACGCGGCCACCGGCAGCACTATGCTGAGCCGGTGACTACGACGACGACTTCACTGCGCTGGGGAATTCTTGCGACCGGCGGCATCGCCCACCTGTTCACCTCCGATCTCGTGCTGAACGGGCACACCGTGCAGGCTGTCGGCTCGAGGCGAGCGGATGCCGCGGCCCAGTTCGCCGCCGAGTTCGGAATCCCGAACGTGCACGCCAGCTACGACGATCTGGTCGCAGACCCGGAGGTCGATGTGATCTACGTCGCCTCCCCGCACCCGTTCCACGCCGAGCACGCGACCCTCGCCCTGAACGCGGGCAAGCACGTGCTCGTCGAGAAGCCGTTCACACTGAACGCGGACGAGGCCCGCGAACTGGCCGCGCTCGCCGAGAGCACCGGTCTCGTCATCCTCGAGGCCATGTGGACCCGCTTCCTGCCGCACATGCAGCGCATCCGCGAGATCCTTGCCGCCGGAACGATCGGAACCGTGCGCAGCCTCATCGCCGACCACACGCAGAAGCTCTCCGAAGACCCGCAGCACCGCCTCAACTCGCTCGAGCTCGGCGGCGGCGCCTTGCTCGACCTCGGCATCTACCCCATCTCCTTCGCTTCGTCGCTGTTCGGCGCGCCCGCGAGCATCCAGGCCGCGGCCCGATTCAAGGCGACGGGCGCCGACGCGCAGGTCGCAACGCTCTTCAGCTATGAGAGCGGAGCCATCGCCTCCACGCTCTCGGCCAGCGACACGAAGGGCCCGAACCGGGCCACGATCCTCGGCACCGATGGCAGCATCGAGATCGACGGCGTCTGGTACTCACCGACGAGCTTCCGCGTGCTTGACTCCCTCGGAGCCGTCGTCGAGCACTACGTCTCCGAGGTCAACGGGCGCGGCATGCACTACCAGGCGCAGGCGATCGAGGGTCTGATCGCCGCCGGCGAGCGGGTCGACGTGCGGATGCCGCTCGACGAGACCGTGCAGATCATGCAGACGCTCGACGACATCCGGGCCCAGATCGGCCTCAAGTACCCGGGCGAATGA
- a CDS encoding epoxide hydrolase family protein, whose amino-acid sequence MADFTISVPSDVLEDLRSRLRNTRYTAPSASDWEAGTDTDYLRSLLDYWANDFDWSAAEARLNAYPQFVERGLHFVHVRRDPTRPPVLLAHGWPSSFIEMLPLLELLDVDVVIPSLPGFLFSELPQGPLTRASIAEEFHLLMTETLGYERYFAFGGDIGGVASSWLATVHPEHVAGLHMIHGPFPASFDAEPITPEEQAFLDADALYDERDSGYSGIMGTRPDTIAAALADSPAGLAAWIIDKYRDWSDCGGDLESRFDKDTLCTILTLYWATECIGTSFRQYLDYPHNAPRATITVPVAVTVSHEPGMAGFVRSIAERAASDIRHYSSPGRGGHFLAFEEPGLIADELGAFMRSVVAGDRTPPGPSER is encoded by the coding sequence ATGGCCGACTTCACCATCTCCGTCCCGTCCGACGTGCTCGAGGATCTGCGTTCCCGGCTGCGCAACACCCGATACACGGCGCCGAGCGCCAGCGACTGGGAGGCCGGGACCGACACCGACTACCTGCGGTCCTTGCTCGACTACTGGGCGAACGACTTTGACTGGTCGGCGGCCGAGGCCCGGCTCAACGCCTATCCGCAGTTCGTCGAGCGTGGACTGCATTTCGTGCACGTGCGGCGCGACCCGACCCGGCCACCGGTACTGCTGGCGCACGGGTGGCCGAGCAGCTTCATCGAGATGCTGCCGCTGCTGGAGCTGCTGGATGTGGACGTCGTCATCCCCTCGCTGCCCGGCTTCCTCTTCTCCGAGCTGCCGCAGGGCCCCCTCACCCGCGCGAGCATCGCCGAGGAGTTCCACCTGCTGATGACGGAGACCCTCGGTTACGAGCGGTACTTCGCCTTCGGCGGTGACATCGGCGGAGTGGCCAGCAGCTGGCTCGCCACCGTGCACCCCGAGCACGTCGCCGGGCTGCACATGATCCATGGGCCGTTTCCGGCGAGTTTCGATGCGGAGCCGATCACGCCGGAGGAGCAGGCGTTCCTCGATGCTGACGCGCTCTACGACGAGCGGGACTCCGGGTACAGCGGGATCATGGGCACACGGCCAGACACGATCGCGGCCGCACTCGCAGACTCGCCGGCCGGGCTCGCCGCCTGGATCATCGACAAGTATCGGGATTGGAGCGACTGCGGTGGCGACCTGGAGTCGCGATTCGACAAGGACACGCTGTGCACAATCCTGACCCTTTATTGGGCGACGGAATGCATCGGCACCTCCTTCCGCCAGTATCTGGACTACCCGCACAACGCGCCGCGCGCGACGATCACCGTGCCCGTCGCGGTCACGGTCAGCCATGAACCGGGAATGGCCGGCTTCGTGCGCTCCATCGCGGAACGGGCAGCCAGCGACATCCGTCACTACTCGAGCCCGGGCCGTGGAGGCCACTTCCTCGCCTTCGAGGAACCGGGCCTGATCGCCGACGAGCTCGGCGCGTTCATGCGCTCCGTCGTCGCTGGCGACAGGACGCCGCCGGGTCCCAGCGAACGCTGA
- a CDS encoding alpha/beta hydrolase, whose protein sequence is MVERGRADPSGVFAVGRRARGVLRRVPVWVWRLLMRAVSPGELRRFNAEPITGVRYWHDIDFVGDGIRSHRLDVMAPDAAADHTPEHGGALPVYVYFHGGGWTSGDKASLTKYCARQAAGGVVVVNVNYRMAPHFHLGHVLEDANAALRWVSAEIDGYGGDAQRIVLGGDSAGGQISALMTAASFQPELAEHHGLVPAVPAAQLKGLVQHCSIVDFSVFFDKGFVMSLNFIRMLLPQSTAPSGSTPAQRRHRLREAAHFMSPIEWLDSRCPPVFITTSERDFFYASNMNLIARLREHGVHVDTLVYGWGSANTEHTWQQNFRYPESQEVYRRLQAFITAVTVKV, encoded by the coding sequence GTGGTTGAACGGGGTCGGGCGGATCCGAGCGGCGTGTTCGCCGTCGGCCGCCGTGCCAGAGGCGTGTTGCGCCGTGTGCCCGTCTGGGTCTGGCGCCTGCTCATGCGCGCCGTCAGCCCGGGCGAGCTGCGCCGTTTCAACGCCGAGCCCATCACCGGCGTCCGCTACTGGCACGACATCGACTTCGTCGGCGACGGCATCCGCTCGCACCGCCTCGACGTGATGGCCCCGGACGCCGCGGCCGATCACACACCCGAACACGGCGGCGCCCTGCCGGTCTACGTGTACTTCCACGGTGGCGGCTGGACCTCCGGCGACAAGGCCTCCCTCACCAAGTACTGCGCCCGCCAGGCTGCTGGCGGCGTGGTCGTCGTCAACGTCAACTACCGGATGGCGCCCCACTTCCACCTCGGCCACGTGCTCGAGGACGCCAACGCCGCACTGCGCTGGGTGAGCGCGGAGATCGACGGCTACGGCGGTGACGCACAGCGCATCGTGCTCGGCGGCGATTCGGCCGGCGGACAAATCTCGGCGCTGATGACCGCGGCGAGCTTCCAGCCGGAGCTGGCCGAGCACCACGGACTGGTTCCTGCTGTGCCTGCCGCACAGCTGAAGGGCCTTGTCCAGCACTGCAGCATCGTGGACTTCTCCGTGTTCTTCGACAAGGGCTTCGTGATGAGCCTGAACTTCATCCGCATGCTCCTCCCGCAGAGCACGGCGCCGAGCGGCTCGACGCCCGCGCAGCGACGCCACCGGCTGCGCGAGGCCGCGCACTTCATGTCACCGATCGAATGGCTCGACTCGCGCTGCCCGCCCGTGTTCATCACGACATCCGAACGCGACTTCTTCTACGCGTCCAACATGAACCTGATCGCCCGGCTGCGGGAACACGGCGTGCACGTCGACACGCTCGTCTACGGCTGGGGCAGCGCGAACACCGAGCACACCTGGCAGCAGAACTTCCGCTACCCGGAGTCGCAGGAGGTCTACCGGCGCCTGCAGGCCTTCATCACGGCGGTGACGGTGAAGGTCTAG
- a CDS encoding alpha/beta fold hydrolase — protein sequence MGSPAEWADDEHPRGGSAHVAGEQQADAAALADAALQDFDWSVLPPDVRATTFAAPSGPLAMISCGDEAAPPVLLVPGATGSKEDFVLMMPLLAAAGYFTISFDLAGQYQSAAAGPETLTPPQAHYDHELFVNDLLAVLRQLGRPTHVIGYSFAGVVAGLAFARNPDRFASLTLLSCPPLSGQSFRGISRIGPATGLANARVGAALMMWGIRRNLVPVSPGRLRFVRERFALTRRDSVRDIIDLMRRNPDISVPLVRAGLPKLVAVGEHDLWPTALHAEFARSLGAEFAVYPAGHSPCETAPHQLCRDLVALYATAEP from the coding sequence GTGGGCAGTCCAGCCGAGTGGGCCGACGACGAGCACCCCCGCGGCGGGTCGGCGCATGTCGCCGGGGAGCAGCAGGCTGATGCCGCGGCCCTGGCAGACGCCGCGCTGCAGGATTTCGATTGGTCGGTGCTGCCGCCGGACGTCCGCGCGACGACATTCGCCGCGCCGAGCGGACCGCTGGCCATGATCAGCTGCGGCGACGAGGCGGCGCCGCCCGTGCTGCTGGTGCCGGGGGCGACGGGGTCCAAGGAGGATTTCGTGCTCATGATGCCGCTCCTGGCCGCCGCCGGCTATTTCACGATCAGCTTCGACCTGGCCGGGCAGTATCAGTCGGCCGCCGCCGGGCCGGAGACGTTGACGCCGCCCCAGGCGCACTACGACCACGAGCTCTTCGTCAACGACCTCCTGGCTGTGCTCCGCCAGCTCGGTCGCCCCACCCACGTCATCGGGTACTCCTTTGCCGGCGTGGTCGCCGGGTTGGCGTTCGCCCGGAACCCGGATCGCTTCGCCAGCCTGACCCTGCTCAGCTGCCCACCATTGTCCGGCCAGAGTTTCCGCGGCATCAGCAGGATCGGTCCGGCGACCGGGCTCGCCAACGCCCGGGTGGGGGCGGCACTGATGATGTGGGGCATCCGGCGCAACCTCGTCCCCGTCTCGCCCGGCCGTCTGCGCTTCGTCCGGGAGCGTTTCGCGCTCACCCGACGCGACTCGGTGCGCGACATCATCGATCTGATGCGGCGCAACCCCGACATCAGCGTTCCGCTGGTGCGCGCCGGCCTGCCCAAGCTCGTCGCGGTCGGCGAACACGATCTCTGGCCGACGGCGCTGCACGCCGAGTTCGCCCGCTCGCTCGGGGCCGAGTTCGCCGTGTACCCGGCCGGTCACAGCCCGTGCGAGACCGCACCGCACCAGTTGTGCCGCGACCTGGTCGCGCTCTACGCCACGGCCGAGCCGTAG
- a CDS encoding glycosyltransferase family A protein — translation MSAQNANGRPAVTIAVIIPSRNDAPMLAVCLAHLAAQTRQADQIIVVDNASTDDTAAVCAAAGVRRIYWPEVGVAGASAHGFDAADAGILARIDADSRPAGDWLALVESALGDAPTLTLLTGPGDFYGGPKVVHWLGRTLYLGGYFHVVGFLLGHPPVFGSNYAMTADVWARIGPAVVRDVPGIHDDLDVSYLVRPDMEVRFDPTLRMPVSARPFRSWGALGHRLGKAWLTFRHEFRAERPLRRRRARREWARSHRDHG, via the coding sequence GTGAGCGCCCAGAATGCGAACGGTCGCCCAGCGGTCACGATCGCCGTCATCATCCCGTCGCGCAACGACGCTCCGATGCTGGCCGTCTGCCTGGCCCACCTGGCCGCCCAGACCCGCCAGGCCGACCAGATCATCGTCGTCGACAACGCCAGCACCGACGACACGGCTGCCGTCTGCGCCGCGGCCGGTGTTCGCCGGATCTACTGGCCGGAGGTGGGCGTCGCCGGGGCGTCTGCGCACGGCTTCGACGCGGCGGATGCCGGCATCCTGGCCCGGATCGATGCGGACTCTCGCCCGGCGGGAGACTGGCTGGCCCTGGTCGAGTCTGCGCTCGGCGACGCACCGACGCTGACCCTGCTCACCGGCCCAGGCGACTTCTACGGCGGGCCCAAGGTTGTGCACTGGTTGGGGCGGACGCTGTACCTCGGCGGCTACTTCCACGTGGTCGGATTCCTGCTCGGACACCCGCCGGTGTTCGGCTCCAACTACGCGATGACGGCCGATGTCTGGGCGCGGATCGGGCCGGCGGTCGTGCGTGACGTGCCGGGCATCCACGACGACCTCGACGTCTCCTATCTGGTGCGCCCAGACATGGAGGTGCGTTTCGATCCGACGCTGCGGATGCCGGTCTCTGCCCGCCCGTTCCGCAGTTGGGGTGCGCTCGGGCATCGCCTGGGCAAGGCCTGGCTGACGTTCCGACACGAGTTCCGTGCGGAGAGACCGCTCCGGCGGCGGCGGGCACGGCGCGAGTGGGCGCGCAGCCACCGCGATCACGGCTGA
- a CDS encoding alpha/beta fold hydrolase, giving the protein MTIAPGSSPASTAQRSRRRRVGAVVAGAIVTVLTLSGCVTAFLPEPPPATSTPTGEDVAEALQPFYSQRVSWSGCGGGMQCATVEAPLDWAEPASGSIELALVRQPALGEKIGSLLVNPGGPGGSGYNFVKDSVDYATDERLQERFDVVGFDPRGVGRSTGVSCYDAAGMDEYLYGVSTNERGSDAWIAEMTESATSFGAACADGTGPLLAQVGTENAARDLDLLRAVLGDEKLYYLGYSYGTFLGAVYAELFPGKTGRLVLDGAIDPSTSNFEVTKTQAQGFESALRAYLSSCLQSNECPFDGTVESGMKTVGALLDSVDASPIRAVDGRELGGSTLFTAIIYPLYDANAWGMLSDMFESVMHGDAEMAFEFADAYNGRNADGSYSDNSTEAFMAVNCMDYRYNADPALMREQAAVMDEAAPVIGRYMSYGDIGCASWPYAFQGERGEIHAQGSAPLLVIGTTNDPATPYVWAEALAEQLENGHLVTYKGEGHTAYNKSNECIADTVDDYLIDGTVPAADPMC; this is encoded by the coding sequence TTGACGATTGCCCCAGGCTCTTCCCCAGCCAGCACCGCGCAGCGGAGCCGCAGGCGCCGCGTCGGCGCCGTGGTGGCCGGCGCCATCGTCACCGTGCTCACGCTCTCCGGCTGCGTCACCGCGTTCCTGCCAGAACCACCGCCGGCCACCTCGACGCCGACGGGGGAGGACGTCGCCGAGGCGCTCCAACCGTTCTACTCGCAGCGGGTGAGCTGGAGCGGCTGCGGGGGCGGCATGCAGTGCGCGACCGTCGAGGCTCCGCTGGACTGGGCCGAGCCGGCATCCGGATCCATCGAGCTGGCCCTCGTGCGGCAGCCCGCCCTGGGCGAGAAGATCGGCTCGCTGCTCGTCAACCCGGGCGGTCCGGGCGGCTCCGGCTACAACTTCGTCAAGGACTCGGTCGACTACGCCACCGATGAGCGCCTGCAGGAGCGCTTCGACGTCGTCGGCTTCGACCCGCGCGGAGTCGGGCGATCCACCGGTGTGAGCTGCTACGACGCCGCCGGCATGGACGAGTACCTCTACGGCGTCAGCACGAACGAGCGCGGCAGCGACGCGTGGATCGCCGAGATGACCGAATCGGCCACGAGCTTCGGTGCGGCGTGCGCCGACGGAACCGGCCCCCTGCTCGCCCAGGTCGGCACCGAGAACGCCGCGCGCGATCTCGACCTGCTGCGCGCGGTTCTCGGCGACGAGAAGCTGTACTACCTCGGATACTCCTACGGCACGTTCCTCGGCGCCGTCTACGCGGAGCTGTTCCCCGGCAAGACCGGGCGGCTCGTGCTCGACGGTGCGATCGACCCCTCGACGAGCAACTTCGAGGTCACCAAGACGCAGGCGCAGGGCTTCGAGAGTGCGCTCCGGGCCTATCTGAGCTCCTGCCTGCAGAGCAACGAGTGCCCGTTCGACGGCACCGTCGAGAGCGGCATGAAGACCGTCGGAGCACTGCTCGACTCGGTCGACGCGAGCCCGATCCGGGCGGTAGATGGGCGCGAGCTGGGCGGCAGCACCCTATTCACGGCCATCATCTACCCGCTCTACGACGCCAACGCGTGGGGCATGCTCAGCGACATGTTCGAGAGCGTCATGCACGGCGACGCCGAGATGGCATTCGAGTTCGCCGACGCCTACAACGGGCGCAACGCTGACGGCTCGTACAGCGACAACTCGACCGAGGCGTTCATGGCGGTGAACTGCATGGACTACCGCTACAACGCCGACCCCGCTCTCATGCGGGAGCAGGCGGCGGTCATGGATGAGGCGGCGCCCGTGATCGGACGGTACATGTCGTACGGCGACATCGGCTGCGCGAGCTGGCCGTACGCATTCCAGGGTGAGCGCGGCGAGATCCACGCACAGGGCTCAGCCCCTCTCCTCGTGATCGGAACGACCAACGACCCTGCGACGCCCTATGTCTGGGCCGAGGCGTTGGCCGAGCAGCTCGAGAACGGGCACCTCGTGACGTACAAGGGCGAGGGCCACACCGCGTACAACAAGTCGAACGAGTGCATTGCCGACACGGTTGACGACTACCTGATCGACGGGACGGTGCCGGCGGCCGACCCGATGTGCTGA
- a CDS encoding DNA polymerase III subunit delta', with the protein MTVWSELTGQAEAIALFRAAAGFQPGASADAERATADATASGPQNQMTHSWLITGPAGSGRSNLAYAFATALLSGNPDGDDATAAQVAARSHPDLQVLTTEGVIIKIADVRETVRRSHYSPSVGRYRVIIVEDADRMAEHASNVLLKELEEPPERTVWILCAPSEADLLPTIRSRVRSVRLRVPSVADVAELLVKRNGVSAELAERAAREAQSHIGMAQRLATSAEARDRRHETLVTALNVRTVSNAVMAAARLMAIAGDDAEAITLQRDAAEREHTLRSLGIAPGQAIPPALRGQIKALEDDQKRRAKRSLRDGIDRILVDLSSLYRDVIMLQLGRTDAVINRELGGKLDEAASRSSPAETLATLDAITIARHRIEANVAPVLALEAMLVSFRRP; encoded by the coding sequence GTGACGGTATGGAGTGAGCTGACGGGGCAGGCAGAGGCCATCGCGCTGTTCCGCGCCGCCGCAGGCTTCCAGCCGGGCGCGTCCGCAGACGCTGAGCGTGCCACAGCGGATGCCACGGCATCCGGGCCGCAGAACCAGATGACGCACTCCTGGTTGATCACGGGCCCGGCCGGTTCCGGCCGCTCGAACCTGGCATACGCCTTCGCCACGGCGCTGCTGAGCGGCAACCCGGACGGCGACGATGCGACCGCGGCGCAGGTCGCCGCGCGCAGCCACCCCGATCTTCAGGTGCTCACCACCGAGGGCGTCATCATCAAGATCGCCGATGTGCGCGAGACGGTGCGGCGTTCGCACTACTCGCCCTCGGTCGGCCGCTACCGCGTGATCATCGTCGAGGACGCCGACCGCATGGCCGAACACGCCTCCAACGTGCTGCTGAAGGAACTCGAGGAGCCGCCGGAGCGCACCGTGTGGATCCTCTGCGCGCCGAGCGAGGCCGATCTGCTGCCCACGATCCGCTCGCGGGTGCGCAGTGTTCGACTCCGCGTCCCGAGCGTCGCGGATGTCGCCGAGCTGCTGGTGAAGCGCAACGGCGTCAGTGCCGAGCTGGCCGAGCGGGCGGCCCGCGAGGCGCAGAGCCACATCGGCATGGCGCAGCGTCTGGCCACCAGCGCGGAGGCGCGCGACCGCAGACACGAGACGCTGGTGACCGCGCTCAACGTGCGCACCGTGTCGAATGCGGTGATGGCCGCTGCACGATTGATGGCGATCGCCGGCGACGACGCGGAGGCGATCACGCTGCAGCGGGACGCCGCCGAGCGAGAGCACACACTGCGTTCGCTCGGCATCGCCCCCGGTCAGGCCATCCCGCCGGCCCTCCGTGGCCAGATCAAGGCGCTCGAGGACGACCAGAAGCGGCGGGCGAAACGGAGCCTGCGGGACGGAATCGACCGGATCCTCGTCGACCTCTCCTCGCTGTACCGCGACGTCATCATGCTGCAGCTGGGGCGAACGGATGCCGTCATCAACCGCGAACTCGGCGGCAAGCTCGACGAGGCCGCCTCCCGCAGCTCGCCGGCGGAGACCCTCGCAACGCTCGACGCGATCACGATCGCCAGGCACCGCATCGAGGCGAACGTCGCACCTGTGTTGGCGCTCGAGGCGATGCTCGTGTCGTTCCGGCGGCCCTGA
- the tmk gene encoding dTMP kinase, which yields MVEPGETPGIFITLEGGDGSGKSTQAELLAAWLGEQGRTVMRTREPGGTEVGVEIREIVLHHRGHIAARAEALLYAADRAHHIETAVRPALARGEVVIQDRYIDSSVAYQGAGRVLGGDEVRQLSLWAAEGLLPDLTVLLDLDETVARGRLDAAQKRFDRLEAEKGAFHARVREAFLGLAAGEPERFLVVDAALPVQEIAALIRARVATLLE from the coding sequence CTGGTTGAGCCTGGCGAAACCCCCGGGATCTTCATCACGCTCGAGGGCGGTGACGGCTCAGGCAAGTCGACGCAGGCCGAGCTGCTCGCGGCGTGGCTGGGCGAGCAGGGTCGCACGGTGATGCGCACCCGCGAACCGGGCGGCACGGAGGTCGGTGTCGAGATCCGGGAGATCGTGCTGCACCACCGCGGGCACATCGCCGCGCGGGCCGAGGCGCTGCTCTACGCAGCCGACCGTGCCCACCACATCGAGACGGCCGTGCGTCCGGCGCTCGCCCGCGGCGAGGTCGTCATCCAGGACCGTTACATCGACTCATCCGTGGCCTACCAGGGTGCCGGGCGGGTGCTCGGCGGCGACGAAGTGCGCCAGCTCTCGCTCTGGGCGGCCGAAGGGCTGCTCCCCGACCTCACCGTGCTTCTCGACCTCGACGAGACGGTGGCGCGGGGCCGGCTGGATGCCGCGCAGAAGCGCTTCGACCGGCTCGAGGCCGAGAAGGGTGCATTCCACGCCCGCGTGCGTGAGGCGTTCCTGGGGCTGGCCGCGGGGGAGCCGGAGCGCTTCCTCGTCGTGGATGCCGCCCTGCCCGTTCAGGAGATCGCGGCGCTCATCCGCGCCCGCGTCGCCACGCTGCTCGAGTAG